From a single Candidatus Poribacteria bacterium genomic region:
- a CDS encoding FRG domain-containing protein → MNSPIEIVDLETYIGYIGNIATSEKSHLYRGQEDAEWQVKSSALRRLELEEEYTAADDEFPYVYLEYLLKIIYEVKLNYPSTYRNLFPLECLAHLQHNGVATGLIDFTFNPLVALWFACTHQEANINGKVIVLENDREIIEQIETPEKLESDLETFFSVDEAKWHLWSPALDSQFVDTQRMTRQHSVFLFGSPEVASEMVATEIVIPSDHKRRLRAELATVGISEQTLFADLIGFFDRNTAQQPYDSFLSEPNTGGNLP, encoded by the coding sequence ATGAATTCACCCATTGAGATTGTTGATTTAGAAACCTACATCGGTTACATAGGCAATATTGCGACATCGGAAAAGAGTCATCTCTATCGTGGGCAAGAAGATGCCGAATGGCAAGTGAAAAGCAGTGCGCTCCGCCGCCTGGAATTGGAGGAGGAATACACAGCCGCTGATGATGAGTTTCCTTATGTGTATTTAGAGTATCTTTTAAAGATTATCTATGAGGTCAAACTCAATTATCCGTCTACGTACAGAAACTTGTTCCCGTTGGAATGTCTGGCACATTTGCAACATAACGGTGTTGCTACCGGTCTCATCGATTTTACCTTCAATCCGCTTGTGGCTCTTTGGTTTGCTTGCACACATCAAGAGGCAAACATAAACGGCAAGGTGATTGTTCTGGAAAACGATCGTGAAATAATTGAGCAGATAGAAACACCAGAGAAACTTGAAAGTGACTTGGAAACATTTTTTAGTGTTGATGAAGCGAAATGGCACCTTTGGTCCCCTGCGTTGGACAGCCAATTCGTTGATACCCAACGTATGACTCGGCAACATTCCGTATTTCTGTTCGGTTCGCCTGAAGTAGCAAGTGAGATGGTTGCCACCGAAATCGTAATCCCTTCTGATCACAAAAGACGATTGAGAGCAGAATTAGCGACAGTGGGTATCTCGGAACAAACCCTATTTGCGGATCTGATCGGCTTTTTTGACAGGAACACGGCTCAGCAGCCTTATGATTCTTTTTTAAGTGAACCTAACACCGGGGGAAATCTACCATGA
- a CDS encoding TIR domain-containing protein: MEHVFISYMHENMEIVDRLCQELTSRGIKVWLDRNDIKPGSRWKDAIRGAIREGAFFIACFSKEYNKRSQTDKTYMNEELTIAIEELRQRPTDRVWFIPVKLNNCKIPDRNIGGGETLHDLQHVKLYQDWDVGIQRIIEVIQSESPEPTGEMGTDSKSSGNFADQERAGTKSSQSNRDQSRELTDWVFQQADDLVKRGEIDKALKGYSHGINLDPYRPFAYNNRGAAYNIKGDVNNAIKDYNTAIKLKPXXXKAMLITLLRTITPL; the protein is encoded by the coding sequence ATGGAGCACGTTTTCATATCCTATATGCATGAAAATATGGAGATCGTTGACAGACTTTGCCAAGAATTAACCTCACGCGGTATTAAAGTCTGGCTTGACCGGAATGATATTAAACCGGGATCCCGTTGGAAAGACGCAATTCGGGGTGCTATTCGCGAAGGTGCTTTTTTCATTGCATGTTTTTCAAAGGAATATAATAAACGCAGTCAGACTGACAAGACATACATGAATGAAGAGTTGACGATCGCTATTGAGGAACTACGTCAACGACCCACTGACAGAGTATGGTTTATTCCAGTCAAGTTGAACAACTGTAAGATACCTGATCGTAACATTGGTGGAGGTGAAACCTTACACGATCTTCAGCATGTTAAACTCTATCAAGATTGGGATGTTGGTATTCAACGTATAATTGAAGTTATTCAATCTGAATCGCCCGAACCTACGGGAGAAATGGGTACTGACTCAAAGTCGTCTGGAAACTTTGCAGATCAAGAGAGGGCAGGCACAAAGAGTTCTCAATCTAATAGGGACCAAAGTAGAGAATTGACTGATTGGGTGTTTCAACAAGCTGACGACTTGGTGAAGCGCGGGGAAATAGACAAGGCATTAAAAGGTTATTCACACGGTATCAATCTTGACCCGTATCGTCCTTTTGCCTATAATAATCGTGGTGCTGCTTACAACATAAAAGGCGATGTTAATAACGCTATTAAGGACTATAACACCGCTATAAAACTTAAACCNNNNNNNNNNAAGGCGATGTTAATAACGCTATTAAGGACTATAACACCGCTATAA
- a CDS encoding GNAT family N-acetyltransferase has protein sequence MTLIEVVMYDKLGDVLLKTGERMEVGVVTAPDAPHAEEVKQFLGHKPGNYKWHIERCVTEVLDALETRFYVGKLDGAVITNIMTVEYEGVGILGHVFTLPKQRRKGAAKGVMAYQMEDFRQRSGKALYLGTGYNSHPYYIYHSFGFESVFPESGFMKYHVNDDFEERYFAPAAAVPKSVEWHDWPKVTALSGIVGWDTLRSLKWAVYGPTNLEGGFLGFKHDLETEDTYADAKLLISSGGAIVGWATLSRDSRWHPATAVLDLFFHPNFAADVPALLSSVAFPDVKVQCYVDSDAEKKAEILETAGFTCEGRFKDQFTYSGQSYDVWVFARG, from the coding sequence ATGACTCTCATAGAGGTGGTTATGTACGATAAACTCGGAGACGTATTACTGAAAACAGGCGAACGGATGGAAGTCGGTGTGGTTACCGCTCCTGACGCGCCCCATGCCGAAGAGGTGAAACAATTCCTTGGACATAAACCGGGGAACTATAAGTGGCATATTGAACGGTGTGTTACAGAAGTGCTTGATGCGTTAGAAACCCGTTTCTATGTCGGTAAACTTGACGGCGCTGTGATTACCAATATCATGACAGTCGAGTATGAAGGGGTCGGTATTTTAGGGCACGTTTTTACGCTCCCGAAACAGCGTAGGAAGGGTGCAGCAAAGGGCGTGATGGCGTATCAGATGGAGGATTTCCGACAACGGTCAGGCAAGGCACTCTATCTCGGCACGGGTTACAATAGTCATCCGTATTATATCTATCACAGTTTCGGATTTGAAAGCGTATTTCCAGAATCCGGTTTCATGAAGTATCATGTCAATGACGACTTTGAGGAACGCTATTTCGCACCTGCCGCTGCGGTGCCAAAGTCCGTAGAATGGCACGATTGGCCCAAAGTCACGGCGTTATCGGGCATTGTTGGATGGGACACGCTCCGAAGTCTGAAGTGGGCAGTTTACGGTCCCACGAATCTTGAAGGCGGGTTTCTGGGTTTCAAACACGATTTGGAGACCGAGGACACCTACGCTGATGCGAAGTTGTTAATTTCTTCAGGTGGTGCGATTGTCGGGTGGGCAACTCTCAGTCGTGATTCACGCTGGCACCCAGCGACTGCTGTGTTGGACCTCTTCTTTCATCCCAATTTCGCAGCCGATGTTCCCGCGTTGCTCTCTTCGGTAGCGTTCCCTGATGTGAAGGTTCAGTGTTATGTGGATAGCGATGCTGAGAAGAAGGCAGAGATTTTGGAAACCGCCGGATTTACCTGTGAAGGTCGGTTCAAAGACCAATTCACATACAGTGGACAGTCCTATGATGTCTGGGTATTTGCGCGGGGGTAA
- a CDS encoding LamG domain-containing protein, with protein sequence MKKVLLTLGVVCFSLMAVDMSTAEIDFDTAVGIWLFDEGKGGVAKDTSGEGNDGEVVKVPWVDGKFGKALDFDGKSGCVKTGAKLLEALEEFTILCWIQSTDDPPARTGLVGQNNAPEFGFITTNELSLWTPSAGLTNNPWKHKHGDGEWHHVGCVATQDYVHTYIDGEYVEQKGKWANHGAAPFDVNIGGCGVWDPGGNFFPGLMDEVMIFHSALEQEDIQELMDKGYVNYLAVDPEGKLGTTWGNIKSTHHIK encoded by the coding sequence ATGAAAAAAGTATTATTAACACTCGGTGTGGTATGTTTCAGCCTTATGGCTGTTGATATGAGCACTGCTGAGATTGACTTCGATACCGCCGTCGGTATTTGGCTGTTCGATGAAGGCAAAGGCGGGGTCGCTAAAGACACATCCGGTGAAGGAAACGATGGCGAAGTCGTCAAAGTCCCATGGGTGGATGGTAAATTCGGCAAAGCCCTCGATTTTGATGGAAAATCCGGCTGTGTCAAGACGGGCGCGAAACTTCTTGAGGCGCTCGAAGAATTCACGATCCTTTGCTGGATACAAAGCACGGACGATCCCCCCGCTCGGACGGGACTCGTCGGACAAAACAACGCACCTGAGTTCGGCTTTATTACCACGAATGAGCTGAGCCTCTGGACCCCCTCGGCTGGCTTGACGAATAATCCGTGGAAACACAAACACGGTGATGGTGAATGGCATCACGTCGGGTGTGTCGCTACGCAGGATTACGTCCATACTTATATCGACGGTGAATACGTCGAGCAGAAGGGGAAGTGGGCGAATCACGGCGCGGCTCCCTTTGACGTTAACATCGGTGGATGCGGGGTCTGGGATCCAGGCGGAAACTTCTTCCCTGGTCTAATGGACGAAGTCATGATTTTCCACTCAGCGTTGGAACAAGAAGATATCCAAGAATTAATGGACAAAGGCTATGTAAATTATTTGGCTGTTGATCCGGAAGGCAAACTCGGGACAACTTGGGGAAATATAAAATCGACCCATCATATCAAGTAA
- a CDS encoding nucleoside-diphosphate kinase — protein METEQTLVLIKPDGVQRGLIGEVIARYEHKGLKIVGMKLLQLPRETAEKLYAVHQGKSFYNVLIEFMTSAPIVALAIEGRDAIELVRILNGETDPKKSQPGSIRGDFSINITHNVVHASDSPRSAERELDIVFAPDERYKYHRIDEDILHPSAS, from the coding sequence ATGGAGACAGAACAGACACTGGTTCTCATCAAACCGGACGGTGTTCAACGAGGGCTTATCGGTGAAGTGATTGCCCGTTATGAACACAAAGGACTCAAAATCGTTGGAATGAAATTGTTGCAGCTCCCGCGCGAAACAGCAGAGAAACTCTATGCTGTCCACCAGGGCAAGTCTTTTTACAATGTACTTATCGAATTCATGACTTCAGCCCCTATTGTTGCCTTAGCGATTGAAGGGCGCGACGCAATAGAATTGGTGCGCATCCTTAACGGGGAAACCGACCCAAAGAAATCGCAACCCGGAAGTATCCGAGGCGATTTTTCAATCAATATCACGCATAACGTTGTGCACGCATCCGACTCTCCGAGGAGTGCTGAGCGTGAATTAGATATCGTGTTTGCACCCGATGAACGCTACAAATATCACCGAATAGATGAAGATATCCTGCATCCTTCGGCATCGTAG
- a CDS encoding tetratricopeptide repeat protein: MELKPDFAEAYHNRGNIYQEKGDFDNAINDYNIVIKLQPDYADAYYNRGSAHAKKVDFNNAINDLTKAVELKPDFAEAYHNRGIAYQEKGDFDNAINDYNAAIRLNPDDANIYYTRGNAYEEKGDLDNAINDYYNAAIKLNPDDAEAYHNRGLTYAHKSDFDSAINDFTKAIQLNPDYADAYYNRGLVSFNKSDFDNAINDYNTAMQLKPNEAVYNNRGIAYAHKGDFDSGINDLTKAIKLQPDFAEAYHNRGNAYQEKGDFDNAINDYNIAIKLQPDLVPAYYNRSNVYKCKGDFDNAIRDYTKVIELRPDDAIAHCNRGEGWLHLKEWTKARVDLDTAKALGADIVASFHNEYENVEDFEQKIGIQLPADIAALLTLP; this comes from the coding sequence GTGGAACTCAAACCCGATTTTGCCGAGGCATATCACAATCGGGGCAACATTTACCAAGAAAAAGGTGATTTTGATAACGCCATAAATGACTATAACATTGTAATAAAACTACAACCCGATTATGCTGATGCCTATTACAATCGGGGTAGTGCTCACGCAAAAAAAGTCGATTTTAATAATGCCATCAATGACCTTACCAAGGCGGTGGAACTCAAACCCGATTTTGCCGAGGCATATCACAATCGGGGCATTGCTTACCAAGAAAAAGGTGATTTTGACAATGCCATAAATGACTATAACGCTGCTATAAGACTCAACCCGGATGATGCAAACATCTATTACACCCGCGGCAATGCTTATGAAGAAAAAGGCGACCTTGATAATGCCATAAATGACTACTATAACGCTGCGATAAAACTCAACCCGGATGATGCCGAGGCATATCACAATCGGGGCCTTACTTACGCCCACAAAAGTGATTTTGATAGTGCTATAAATGACTTTACTAAGGCCATACAACTTAACCCTGATTATGCTGATGCCTATTACAATCGGGGCCTTGTTTCCTTCAACAAAAGTGATTTTGACAATGCTATAAATGATTATAACACCGCTATGCAACTCAAACCCAATGAGGCCGTCTATAACAATCGGGGCATCGCTTACGCCCACAAAGGTGATTTTGATAGTGGTATAAATGACCTTACCAAGGCGATAAAACTACAACCCGATTTTGCCGAGGCATATCACAATCGGGGCAATGCTTACCAAGAAAAAGGTGATTTTGACAATGCCATAAATGACTATAACATTGCGATAAAACTACAACCCGATTTGGTCCCAGCCTATTACAATCGCAGCAATGTTTATAAATGTAAAGGCGACTTTGATAACGCCATCAGAGACTATACCAAAGTGATAGAACTCCGTCCCGATGATGCCATAGCCCATTGCAATCGTGGTGAAGGATGGCTACACTTAAAAGAGTGGACAAAAGCTAGAGTTGACCTGGATACTGCCAAAGCTCTGGGGGCAGATATCGTCGCTTCATTCCATAATGAGTACGAAAACGTTGAAGACTTCGAACAGAAAATAGGTATTCAATTACCTGCAGACATCGCTGCCCTACTAACTTTGCCATAG
- a CDS encoding GxxExxY protein, producing the protein MNNRLKHKEITQKIIGAAFEVHKFLGNGFQEVIYQRALAVEMRKAGLEFAREIKQDIFYKDFPKPIGTRRADFVVAGKVLVELKAITVLEDVHEAQLLNYLKAYRLEVGLLINFGEKSLKYKRRILSQPTRRIHN; encoded by the coding sequence ATGAACAATCGCCTGAAACATAAGGAGATAACGCAGAAAATCATCGGAGCCGCTTTTGAAGTCCACAAGTTTTTAGGGAATGGTTTCCAAGAGGTAATTTATCAGCGCGCCTTGGCGGTTGAGATGAGAAAAGCCGGACTGGAGTTTGCTCGTGAGATCAAGCAGGATATTTTCTATAAAGATTTTCCGAAGCCTATCGGGACGCGCAGAGCGGATTTTGTGGTCGCAGGAAAGGTGCTGGTAGAATTAAAGGCTATTACGGTGTTAGAAGACGTGCATGAGGCACAACTTTTAAATTATTTGAAAGCGTATCGTCTCGAAGTCGGTTTATTAATCAATTTTGGTGAGAAAAGTTTAAAATACAAAAGACGGATTCTTTCACAACCCACCCGCAGGATACACAATTGA
- a CDS encoding tetratricopeptide repeat protein — protein sequence MKDRLLKGEENLYLDYMMRGSVRLAKGFYDPAIQDFNEALKLKPDLLDAYHIRGIAYRKKGEVDKAIEDFNTTIDRKPDLAGAYYNRGLAYSHKSQIEKALADYNTSIDLNPTLSRAYYQRGIVYYDSGEVDKAIEDYSTAIKHNYNFADAYNKRGLAHRDKGEAYQAIKDFSKAIEFRPNFAEGYHNRGETYAIKEDYDFAIDDYNRAISRKPDFAEVYYSRGQIYFRQNDFDTAIQDFHEAIRLKPDFTDPYQALGNVYAVRGEHSEAIENYTKAIALEPGDAGAYASRGNTYCWQDNFELAIKDYAKAVDLEPSHGASYVGLGNVLDQQGDLERAIQYYNRAVELEPDHPLAHFNRAGTYNKKGEADKAIADYTKVIKLQPLIKEAHYFLAEVYMQVGNWSEVKLNLMLARTLGVDIIHLFHKKYGSVANFEQTIGMQVPTDIASLLAGQ from the coding sequence ATGAAAGACCGGTTACTGAAAGGCGAAGAAAATCTATACCTCGACTATATGATGCGGGGCAGCGTTAGATTGGCAAAAGGATTCTACGACCCAGCCATTCAAGACTTCAACGAGGCCCTTAAACTAAAACCTGATCTTTTGGATGCTTATCACATTCGAGGCATTGCTTATCGAAAGAAAGGCGAAGTTGATAAAGCTATCGAGGACTTTAACACGACAATAGACCGCAAGCCTGATTTAGCCGGAGCCTATTATAACCGAGGGCTCGCTTACTCTCATAAGTCACAGATCGAAAAGGCTCTGGCGGACTATAACACCTCAATAGACCTTAACCCGACGCTTTCTCGTGCCTATTACCAACGGGGCATCGTTTACTACGATAGCGGTGAAGTCGATAAAGCCATTGAAGACTATAGCACTGCCATTAAACATAACTACAATTTTGCTGATGCCTATAACAAAAGAGGGCTTGCTCATCGCGATAAAGGCGAGGCGTATCAGGCAATCAAAGACTTTAGTAAGGCGATAGAGTTCAGACCCAATTTTGCTGAGGGGTATCACAATCGTGGTGAAACTTACGCCATCAAAGAAGACTATGACTTTGCTATTGATGACTATAATCGGGCGATAAGCCGTAAACCTGATTTCGCTGAAGTCTACTACAGCCGTGGGCAAATTTACTTTAGGCAAAACGATTTTGACACCGCGATTCAAGACTTTCACGAGGCAATACGCCTGAAGCCTGACTTTACTGACCCTTATCAAGCACTCGGCAACGTTTATGCAGTCAGAGGCGAGCATTCCGAAGCGATTGAAAACTACACTAAAGCCATAGCACTGGAACCGGGAGATGCAGGTGCTTATGCGAGTCGCGGCAACACTTACTGCTGGCAGGACAACTTTGAACTTGCTATTAAAGACTATGCCAAAGCTGTTGATTTGGAACCCAGTCATGGTGCATCGTATGTCGGACTTGGTAACGTTTTAGACCAACAAGGCGATCTGGAGCGTGCCATCCAATACTACAATAGAGCTGTTGAACTGGAACCCGACCATCCCCTTGCTCACTTCAACCGAGCTGGGACTTACAATAAAAAAGGCGAAGCAGATAAAGCGATTGCCGACTATACCAAAGTCATAAAACTGCAACCGTTGATTAAGGAGGCACATTACTTTTTAGCGGAGGTTTACATGCAGGTTGGCAATTGGTCAGAAGTCAAATTAAATTTGATGCTTGCCAGAACCCTCGGCGTGGATATCATTCATTTGTTTCATAAGAAATACGGAAGTGTTGCAAACTTTGAACAGACAATAGGTATGCAAGTGCCTACAGACATCGCCTCGTTGCTGGCAGGACAGTAG